In the Danio rerio strain Tuebingen ecotype United States chromosome 8, GRCz12tu, whole genome shotgun sequence genome, one interval contains:
- the ddx20 gene encoding probable ATP-dependent RNA helicase DDX20 isoform X4 — protein MAIGSAMEGLECHVFIGGRPISQDKQHLKKCHIAIGSPGRIKQLIEMGALMVSSIRLFVLDEADKLLEDDSSSSFQEQINWIYSSLPANKQMLALSATYPESLAQQLSRYMREPTFVRLNPTDPGLLGLKQYYKIVPSHSLPHKVFEEKVQSLLELFSKIPFNQALVFSNLHTRAQHLADILSSKGLPAVCISGGLSQDQRLEAMWKLKQYQCRVLISTDLTSRGIDAEKVNLVINLDVPQDWETYMHRIGRAGRFGTLGVAVTYCCHGEEENKMMAIAQKCSLDLMHLPDPIPPGIMEEACDHDVIIETLSKPKIPDNFKPEKKKKAKSEQMKSKPSRESHISVVITESVTGDKSCSRAETKTKNHSSKPGRQKQMAPAANLQHDSTITQKQQNDTLPKIPPLSSFKSHTGKRITFDDALVDYETFIREGPGRSVEIIHQYDGFYRSQDKVNGLHDAHDEDEASESYVLEESQSHQDLPPAQEVSELSSEQKTSSESSSESEMEVESESSSSVPSKSTLEALPDNKVSLVRNHSELAELALPSTRVPQQATRSKKRPCQPQSQDTAHHHNLPHKHRTASKSSRRPTGPKRRTRETDETEEEEAGQDYWSSYRAWAEYYNSYYHHSPYNWMTAFYMNSVYIKEMMKH, from the exons GTCGTATTAAGCAGCTAATTGAGATGGGAGCCCTGATGGTGTCCTCCATTCGCTTGTTTGTTTTGGATGAGGCTGATAAACTCCTGGAGGACGACAGCAGCAGCAGCTTTCAGGAGCAGATCAA CTGGATCTACTCCTCTCTaccagcaaataaacaaatgttggcTCTTTCTGCCACCTACCCAGAGTCTTTAGCACAACAGTTGTCAAGATACATGAGAGAGCCCACGTTTGTGCGACTGAACCCAACTGACCCTGGACTCCTCG GACTGAAGCAGTATTATAAGATTGTGCCATCTCATTCATTGCCTCATAAAGTTTTTGAGGAGAAGGTGCAGAGTCTTCTTGAACTCTTCAGTAAAATCCCATTTAACCAAGCGCTGGTGTTCTCGAATCTTCATACCAG AGCTCAGCATCTGGCAGATATCCTCTCCTCTAAAGGTTTGCCTGCAGTCTGCATCTCAG GTGGTTTAAGTCAGGATCAGAGGTTAGAGGCGATGTGGAAGCTGAAGCAGTATCAGTGTCGAGTTTTAATATCCACTGATTTG ACGTCACGTGGAATTGATGCTGAGAAGGTGAACTTGGTGATTAATCTGGACGTTCCTCAGGACTGGGAGACCTACATGCACCGTATTGGTCGTGCTGGACGTTTTG GTACTCTGGGGGTTGCCGTGACCTACTGTTGCCATGGGGAGGAGGAGAACAAGATGATGGCCATCGCTCAGAAGTGCTCTCTGGATCTCATGCATTTACCAG ATCCAATACCTCCAGGCATCATGGAAGAAGCGTGTGACCATGATGTGATCATAGAAACTCTTTCAAAACCAAAGATTCCTGACAATTTCAAACCAGAGAAGAAGAAAAAGGCTAAATCAGAACAGATGAAGTCTAAACCCTCTAGAGAGTCTCACATCTCTGTGGTCATCACAGAAAGCGTGACCGGTGACAAATCATGCAGTCGAGCTGAAACCAAGACTAAAAATCATTCTTCCAAACCTGGGAGGCAAAAACAAATGGCGCCTGCTGCAAACCTCCAACATGACTCGACTATTACTCAGAAACAGCAGAATGACACCCTTCCCAAAATTCCTCCTTTGTCATCCTTTAAGTCGCACACAGGGAAGAGAATAACCTTCGACGATGCTTTGGTGGATTATGAGACCTTTATAAGAGAAGGTCCGGGAAGATCTGTTGAAATCATTCACCAGTATGATGGTTTCTACAGGAGTCAAGATAAAGTTAATGGTCTTCATGACGCCCATGATGAAGATGAGGCTTCTGAATCATACGTTCTAGAAGAATCACAGTCCCATCAAGATCTTCCACCAGCGCAGGAGGTTTCAGAGTTGTCCTCAGAGCAGAAGACATCTAGTGAATCCTCTTCTGAGTCTGAGATGGAAGTGGAGAGTGAATCAAGCTCTTCTGTGCCTAGCAAGTCTACACTTGAAGCACTTCCAGATAATAAAGTTTCGCTTGTACGTAATCATTCAGAATTAGCTGAATTAGCTTTACCTTCAACCAGAGTACCACAACAGGCCACCAGAAGCAAGAAAAGGCCATGTCAGCCTCAATCCCAGGACACCGCTCACCATCACAATCTTCCTCATAAACACCGAACAGCCTCCAAATCTAGCCGGAGGCCAACAGGACCAAAGCGGAGAACAAGAGAGACTGATGAGACTGAGGAGGAAGAGGCTGGACAGGATTATTGGAGCTCGTACAGGGCCTGGGCTGAATATTACAATTCATATTATCACCATTCGCCCTATAATTGGATGACTGCGTTTTATATGAATTCTGTGTACATAAAGGAAATGATGAAGCACTAG